In one window of candidate division KSB1 bacterium DNA:
- a CDS encoding exo-alpha-sialidase, with protein sequence MAEDLPRWTFRSLLTILVVMGVAEVGGPQVCLEDPVVYVGSRQPKPEVYDGGLPHAVGVHSVQVWRANRAHPLPGDSIGWTYNHAPMLAHWQGRFWIQFISNPKQEHDPPGRTLLVSSRDGVHWSEPQILFPEIVLSRIEWQGYRIPEGFPAVMHQRCGWYVAPNGRLLAIGCYSFCPNPRVGPNRGQAFGHVVREVFPNGSLGPIYFVRYNRQAGWGEHNAPWFPFYRESSDTGFVHACDSLLANRLITLQWWEMEQTYDDPFYCLLPPRGLVPKALCFFHRADGAVVAIWKQQLSALSFDEGRTWTPITRSRTLWDCSAKVWGQRTDDGRYALVYNHSATRRNRFPLVVLTSDDGHLFDRMLCAVGEVPPMRYQGLNKNLGPQYVRGIVEGNGNPPGDHLWVAYSMNKEDIWVSRLHVPITDQAPHVQESFDGIDDISDLELWSLYLPLWAPVKVVRDRALGNGSYLALCDEDPYDYALAERSFPSCDKVRVDFRVYLERAGHACLEVEVQGSSGARPLALRFDKSTLSFDLGKVESEPIPISTGVWYWVQLEIDCQAGMYQVTLEPGEHRRRVPFAQATPEVSRLVFRTGPWRGLVPAEIVSGEPGTPGLHDEDRPGAETKAPASVFFLDDVRTHPLP encoded by the coding sequence ATGGCTGAGGACCTGCCGCGGTGGACTTTTCGCAGCCTCCTGACCATCCTCGTAGTAATGGGCGTTGCGGAAGTCGGTGGTCCCCAGGTGTGCCTTGAGGATCCGGTCGTTTACGTCGGCTCCCGGCAGCCGAAGCCTGAGGTTTACGATGGCGGACTCCCGCACGCCGTGGGCGTACACAGCGTGCAGGTCTGGCGAGCGAACCGGGCGCACCCCCTTCCTGGCGATTCCATTGGCTGGACGTACAACCACGCTCCGATGCTCGCGCACTGGCAAGGGCGGTTCTGGATCCAGTTCATCAGCAACCCGAAGCAGGAGCACGACCCTCCCGGGCGCACCCTATTGGTGAGCTCGCGCGACGGCGTGCACTGGAGCGAGCCCCAGATCCTCTTCCCCGAGATCGTGCTCTCGAGGATCGAGTGGCAGGGCTACAGGATCCCCGAAGGATTCCCGGCCGTCATGCACCAGCGATGCGGATGGTACGTAGCTCCGAACGGCCGTCTCCTGGCGATTGGCTGCTACAGCTTCTGTCCCAATCCGCGCGTCGGTCCGAACCGGGGACAGGCCTTCGGCCACGTGGTACGCGAGGTCTTCCCAAACGGGAGCTTGGGGCCCATCTACTTCGTGCGCTACAACCGTCAAGCAGGATGGGGGGAACACAACGCGCCCTGGTTTCCTTTCTACCGCGAAAGCTCCGACACCGGGTTCGTGCACGCCTGCGACTCCCTCCTGGCCAACCGCCTGATCACCCTGCAGTGGTGGGAAATGGAGCAGACCTACGACGATCCCTTCTATTGCCTTCTCCCTCCGCGTGGGCTGGTCCCCAAGGCCTTGTGCTTTTTCCACCGGGCAGACGGGGCGGTGGTCGCCATCTGGAAGCAGCAGCTTTCCGCCCTTAGCTTTGATGAGGGACGCACGTGGACACCTATCACCCGTTCGCGCACCCTCTGGGACTGCAGCGCCAAGGTCTGGGGGCAGAGGACGGACGACGGTCGCTACGCCCTTGTTTACAACCATTCCGCAACGCGGCGGAATCGTTTCCCCCTCGTAGTGCTCACGAGTGACGACGGGCACCTCTTTGACCGCATGCTGTGCGCAGTGGGCGAGGTCCCTCCGATGCGCTACCAGGGCCTGAATAAGAACCTGGGGCCACAATACGTGCGTGGAATCGTGGAGGGGAATGGCAATCCGCCTGGAGATCATCTGTGGGTTGCTTACAGCATGAACAAGGAGGACATCTGGGTCAGCCGTCTTCACGTGCCGATCACGGACCAGGCGCCTCACGTCCAGGAGTCCTTCGACGGGATCGACGACATCTCGGACCTTGAGCTGTGGAGCCTGTACCTTCCTCTCTGGGCGCCCGTGAAGGTCGTGCGCGACCGTGCGCTCGGTAATGGCAGCTACCTGGCTCTCTGTGACGAGGACCCCTACGACTACGCACTCGCCGAGCGGAGTTTCCCCTCCTGCGACAAGGTGCGGGTCGATTTCCGGGTTTACCTGGAGCGTGCGGGACACGCCTGCCTCGAGGTTGAGGTCCAGGGGAGCTCTGGGGCCAGGCCTCTCGCCCTGCGCTTCGACAAGAGCACCCTCAGCTTTGATCTCGGTAAGGTGGAATCGGAACCCATTCCCATCTCCACTGGAGTGTGGTACTGGGTCCAGCTGGAAATCGATTGCCAGGCAGGGATGTACCAGGTCACGCTCGAACCAGGGGAGCATCGCCGCCGTGTCCCCTTCGCTCAGGCAACCCCGGAGGTATCTCGCCTTGTCTTTCGCACGGGACCGTGGCGAGGGCTTGTTCCGGCCGAGATCGTATCGGGAGAGCCGGGCACGCCGGGCTTGCACGATGAGGATCGGCCTGGGGCCGAGACGAAGGCTCCCGCCAGCGTGTTCTTCCTGGACGATGTCCGAACGCATCCCCTGCCGTAG